Proteins from a genomic interval of Xiphophorus maculatus strain JP 163 A chromosome 7, X_maculatus-5.0-male, whole genome shotgun sequence:
- the asmtl gene encoding N-acetylserotonin O-methyltransferase-like protein isoform X2 translates to MVLNPVISKLSGKLVVLASSSPRRLEILRNAGLRFEVVPSWFKETLNKGLFKAPHEYAVETAKQKALEVARRMPVKHLKTPDMVIGADTIVTVDGMILEKPVDKQDAYRMLSSLSGKEHSVFTGVAIVLCHEKDDDELDYQMIDFYEETKVKFADLSQDMLWEYINSGEPMDKAGGYGIQALGGMLVEYVHGDFLNVVGFPLNHFCKQLDIIYNHCSFVNPETTESVYDRHSTPILIEQKDTSTSIPRHSSPSASPLHKVKKKDRESEAKVNRLSKQDAGEIKLHNSETTMLSVMRSRDGAVIDQTEPKKGDLGLICELMDGFKASKALFTASKFGLFDVLHKKPGLDAEQIAQEIKASVKGTETLLEACVSLGLLKTRDTGCPKPGFENTDAASCFLRSDSHFSLHAYIQHCNDTLWPVFAHLESAVREGTSQRGKVKSSTEICQEPRLRFMHAMHSSAKVAATAVATAFDLSSYKTACDVGGCTGAIAYELIKIHPDLSVAVLDLPAVVEMSAPFQRQHTDKRVTFKAGDFLKDELPKADLYVLVRILHDLTDEKLHILLRRISEACTPGCGLLLSEIFLDENRSGPSRGLLQALSMSEGKQRSAAEYSRLLKGHGFITAQVKHTNSLLDAMLCTKA, encoded by the exons ATGGTTCTAAATCCAGTCATTTCCAAGCTCTCTGGTAAACTGGTTGTATTGGCCAGTTCCTCTCCTCGAAGACTGGAGATACTCCGCAATGCG GGTTTACGTTTTGAGGTGGTGCCATCTTGGTTTAAAGAAACTCTCAATAAGGGACTTTTCAAAGCCCCTCATGAGTATGCTGTTGAGACAGCCAAGCAGAAGGCCCTGGAGGTGGCCAGGAGGATGCCAGTT AAACACTTGAAAACTCCTGACATGGTGATCGGAGCAGATACAATTGTG ACTGTCGATGGTATGATTCTGGAAAAGCCGGTGGACAAACAGGATGCGTACAGGATGCTATCTAG tttgagtgGTAAAGAGCACAGTGTATTTACTGGAGTTGCCATTGTCTTGTGTCATGAAAAAGACG ACGATGAACTGGACTACCAGATGATAGACTTCTATGAAGAAACAAAGGTTAAGTTTGCAGATCTCTCACAAGATATGCTATGGGAGTACATCAATAGTGGTGAGCCCAT ggacAAAGCTGGTGGCTACGGCATTCAAGCTCTCGGCGGCATGCTGGTGGAGTACGTCCATGGAGACTTCTTAAACGTTGTCGGGTTTCCCCTCAACCACTTCTGCAAACAATTAGACATTATTTACAACCACTGCTCTTTCGTCAACCCTGAGACAACTGAATCTGTCTACGACCGTCATTCCACCCCAATTCTAATTGAGCAGAAAGACACCTCCACATCCATCCCCAGACACAGCAGCCCTTCGGCCAGCCCACTTCATAAG gtaaaaaagaaagacagagaaagTGAGGCAAAGGTCAATAGGTTGTCGAAACAGGATGCCGGGGAGATCAAGCTTCATAATTCTGAAACTACCATGTTGTCCGTAATGAGGAGTAGAGATGGAGCCGTCATTGACCAAACCGAGCCTAAAAAGGGAGACTTGGGGCTGATTTGTGAGCTAATGGATGGATTCAAAGCCTCAAAG GCGCTGTTCACAGCATCGAAGTTCGGCTTGTTTGACGTTCTGCACAAGAAGCCTGGGCTGGACGCAGAGCAGATAGCCCAGGAGATCAAAGCCTCTGTGAAGGGGACAGAGACGCTGCTGGAAGCTTGTGTGTCACTGGGACTGCTGAAGACCAGAGATACAG GATGCCCAAAACCTGGATTTGAGAACACAGATGCGGCTTCATGTTTCCTGCGCTCAGATTCTCATTTCTCGCTGCACGCCTACATTCAGCACTGTAACGACACATTGTGGCCTGTTTTCGCTCACCTCGAAAGCGCGGTGCGGGAGGGAACTAGCCAGCGTGGGAAGGTCAAGTCATCTACAGAGATCTGTCAG gaaCCCAGACTGAGATTCATGCATGCCATGCACAGCTCTGCTAAAGTTGCAGCTACAGCCGTGGCAACGGCCTTTGACCTCTCCAGCTACAAAACAGCCTGCGACGTGGGGG GATGCACTGGCGCCATCGCGTACGAGTTGATTAAAATCCACCCCGACCTGTCTGTAGCTGTGCTCGATTTGCCTGCCGTTGTGGAGATGAGTGCACCGTTTCAGCGGCAACACACGGACAAAAGGGTCACTTTCAAAGCTG GAGACTTCTTAAAGGACGAATTGCCTAAAGCAGACCTGTACGTCCTGGTGAGGATTCTCCATGATCTGACCGATGAGAAGCTGCATATTCTGCTGAGGAGAATTTCAGAAGCATGCACTCCAG GCTGCGGCCTCCTGCTGAGCGAGATCTTTCTGGATGAAAACAGAAGCGGCCCGAGCCGAGGGCTGCTGCAGGCTCTCAGCATGAGCGAGGGGAAACAGCGAAGTGCGGCGGAGTACAGTCGGCTTTTAAAGGGCCACGGTTTCATAACGGCACAAGTGAAGCACACAAACAGCCTTCTGGATGCAATGCTGTGCACCAAAGCATAA
- the asmtl gene encoding N-acetylserotonin O-methyltransferase-like protein isoform X1, producing the protein MVLNPVISKLSGKLVVLASSSPRRLEILRNAGLRFEVVPSWFKETLNKGLFKAPHEYAVETAKQKALEVARRMPVKHLKTPDMVIGADTIVTVDGMILEKPVDKQDAYRMLSSLSGKEHSVFTGVAIVLCHEKDDDELDYQMIDFYEETKVKFADLSQDMLWEYINSGEPMDKAGGYGIQALGGMLVEYVHGDFLNVVGFPLNHFCKQLDIIYNHCSFVNPETTESVYDRHSTPILIEQKDTSTSIPRHSSPSASPLHKVKKKDRESEAKVNRLSKQDAGEIKLHNSETTMLSVMRSRDGAVIDQTEPKKGDLGLICELMDGFKASKALFTASKFGLFDVLHKKPGLDAEQIAQEIKASVKGTETLLEACVSLGLLKTRDTAGCPKPGFENTDAASCFLRSDSHFSLHAYIQHCNDTLWPVFAHLESAVREGTSQRGKVKSSTEICQEPRLRFMHAMHSSAKVAATAVATAFDLSSYKTACDVGGCTGAIAYELIKIHPDLSVAVLDLPAVVEMSAPFQRQHTDKRVTFKAGDFLKDELPKADLYVLVRILHDLTDEKLHILLRRISEACTPGCGLLLSEIFLDENRSGPSRGLLQALSMSEGKQRSAAEYSRLLKGHGFITAQVKHTNSLLDAMLCTKA; encoded by the exons ATGGTTCTAAATCCAGTCATTTCCAAGCTCTCTGGTAAACTGGTTGTATTGGCCAGTTCCTCTCCTCGAAGACTGGAGATACTCCGCAATGCG GGTTTACGTTTTGAGGTGGTGCCATCTTGGTTTAAAGAAACTCTCAATAAGGGACTTTTCAAAGCCCCTCATGAGTATGCTGTTGAGACAGCCAAGCAGAAGGCCCTGGAGGTGGCCAGGAGGATGCCAGTT AAACACTTGAAAACTCCTGACATGGTGATCGGAGCAGATACAATTGTG ACTGTCGATGGTATGATTCTGGAAAAGCCGGTGGACAAACAGGATGCGTACAGGATGCTATCTAG tttgagtgGTAAAGAGCACAGTGTATTTACTGGAGTTGCCATTGTCTTGTGTCATGAAAAAGACG ACGATGAACTGGACTACCAGATGATAGACTTCTATGAAGAAACAAAGGTTAAGTTTGCAGATCTCTCACAAGATATGCTATGGGAGTACATCAATAGTGGTGAGCCCAT ggacAAAGCTGGTGGCTACGGCATTCAAGCTCTCGGCGGCATGCTGGTGGAGTACGTCCATGGAGACTTCTTAAACGTTGTCGGGTTTCCCCTCAACCACTTCTGCAAACAATTAGACATTATTTACAACCACTGCTCTTTCGTCAACCCTGAGACAACTGAATCTGTCTACGACCGTCATTCCACCCCAATTCTAATTGAGCAGAAAGACACCTCCACATCCATCCCCAGACACAGCAGCCCTTCGGCCAGCCCACTTCATAAG gtaaaaaagaaagacagagaaagTGAGGCAAAGGTCAATAGGTTGTCGAAACAGGATGCCGGGGAGATCAAGCTTCATAATTCTGAAACTACCATGTTGTCCGTAATGAGGAGTAGAGATGGAGCCGTCATTGACCAAACCGAGCCTAAAAAGGGAGACTTGGGGCTGATTTGTGAGCTAATGGATGGATTCAAAGCCTCAAAG GCGCTGTTCACAGCATCGAAGTTCGGCTTGTTTGACGTTCTGCACAAGAAGCCTGGGCTGGACGCAGAGCAGATAGCCCAGGAGATCAAAGCCTCTGTGAAGGGGACAGAGACGCTGCTGGAAGCTTGTGTGTCACTGGGACTGCTGAAGACCAGAGATACAG CAGGATGCCCAAAACCTGGATTTGAGAACACAGATGCGGCTTCATGTTTCCTGCGCTCAGATTCTCATTTCTCGCTGCACGCCTACATTCAGCACTGTAACGACACATTGTGGCCTGTTTTCGCTCACCTCGAAAGCGCGGTGCGGGAGGGAACTAGCCAGCGTGGGAAGGTCAAGTCATCTACAGAGATCTGTCAG gaaCCCAGACTGAGATTCATGCATGCCATGCACAGCTCTGCTAAAGTTGCAGCTACAGCCGTGGCAACGGCCTTTGACCTCTCCAGCTACAAAACAGCCTGCGACGTGGGGG GATGCACTGGCGCCATCGCGTACGAGTTGATTAAAATCCACCCCGACCTGTCTGTAGCTGTGCTCGATTTGCCTGCCGTTGTGGAGATGAGTGCACCGTTTCAGCGGCAACACACGGACAAAAGGGTCACTTTCAAAGCTG GAGACTTCTTAAAGGACGAATTGCCTAAAGCAGACCTGTACGTCCTGGTGAGGATTCTCCATGATCTGACCGATGAGAAGCTGCATATTCTGCTGAGGAGAATTTCAGAAGCATGCACTCCAG GCTGCGGCCTCCTGCTGAGCGAGATCTTTCTGGATGAAAACAGAAGCGGCCCGAGCCGAGGGCTGCTGCAGGCTCTCAGCATGAGCGAGGGGAAACAGCGAAGTGCGGCGGAGTACAGTCGGCTTTTAAAGGGCCACGGTTTCATAACGGCACAAGTGAAGCACACAAACAGCCTTCTGGATGCAATGCTGTGCACCAAAGCATAA